A segment of the Bradyrhizobium sp. CCBAU 53340 genome:
CCGCGGCGCCGTTCCAGCCGCTGAAGAAACCCCTGGCGAAGTCTCGCGTCACCATCATCACCACGGCCGCGCCTTACGATCCGGCCAAGGGCGACCAGGGCCCGGGCGCGGCGTATAATGGCAGCGCGAAATTCTACCGGGTCTATGACGGCGACACGTCGAAAGCGCATGATCTGCGCATCTCCCATATCGGCTACGACCGCAAGCACACCTCGGCAACCGACAACGGCACCTGGTTTCCGCTGCCGCAGCTTCTGAAGGCCGCCGCTGCAGGTCGCATCGGCGAAGTTGCGCCGCGCTTCTTCGGCGCGCCGACCAACCGCAGCCACCGCATCACGCTGGACACCGACGCGCCGGAGATCCTGGCACGCTGTCTCGCTGACAAGGTCGACGTTGCCGTGCTGGTGCCGAATTGTCCGGTCTGCCACCAGACCACCGCGCTGGTGGCGCGGCATCTCGAGGCCAATGGCATTCCAACCGTGATCATGGGCTGCGCCAAGGACATCATCGAGCACGCCACGGTCCCGCGCTTCCTGTTCAGCGATTTCCCGCTCGGCAATTCCGCCGGCAAGCCGCACGACGTCGCCTCGCAGGCGCAGACTCTGGAGCTCGCGCTCAAGCTGTTGGAGAGCGCGAGCGGCCCGCAGACCACGATGCAGTCGCCGCTGCGCTGGAGCGGGGACGCGTCCTGGAAGCTGGACTACAACAACGTCGCGCAGCTGTCGCCGGAGGAGCTCGCCCGCCGCCGCGCCGAATTCGACAAGCAGAAGGAGATTGCGCGCGGCAACCGCGCCGCCTGACATCTTCCAATAACAACAAACAAGGGGAGAGCGACGTGACGCGACCGTTCGAAGGCGTGAAGATCCTGGACTTCACGCAAGTGCTGGCCGGCCCCTATGCGAGCTATCAGCTCGCGCTGTTGGGAGCCGACGTCATCAAGGTCGAGCGGCGCGAGGGCGAGGACATGCGCCGCACGCCGCTCAGCCGCGAATGGGCCGAGCGCGGGCTGGCGCCGGCGTTCCAGGCCATCAATGGCAACAAGCGCAGCCTGACGCTCGATCTGCAAAAGCCCGACGCGATCGCGATCGTGAAGAAGCTTGCCGCGACAGTCGACGTCGTCATGGAGAACTTCCGCCCGGGCGTGATGGACAAGCTCGGCATCGGCTACGAGGCGCTGTCGGCGATCAATCCGAAGCTGATCTATTGCGCGGTCTCAGGCTTTGGCCAGACCGGCCCCGATCGCTTGCGGCCCGGCTACGACGGCAAGATGCAGGCGCTGTCGGGCATCATGGCGATCACCGGTCACCCCTCGACGGGCCCGACGCGCGCCGGCTTTGCCGTGTGCGACGTGCTGTCGGGCGCAACGGCCGCGTTCGCGGTATCGAGCGCGCTCTACCAGCGCGACCGCACCGGCAAAGGCCAACTCGTCGACGTCTCCATGCTGGAGGCAACGCTGGCGTTTCTCTCGGGACAGATCGCGGACTGGTCGGTCGCCGGCCATCGGCAGCAGCTATCGGGCAACCAGGCCGTCAGCCGCAAGACCACGGCCAATCTGTTCAAAGCGGGTGACGGTCATATCCTGCTCGCCGTCAACAACGAGAAGCAGTACCGCGCGCTGATGGCCGCGCTCGGGCGAGAGGACACGCTGTCAGATCCACGCTTCGCCGACTGGTTCTCCCGCAACGAAAACGAACCGGCGCTACGCGCCATCATCGAGGAAGCGCTGGCGAAACGGCCCGCGCGCGAGTGGGAGACGATCCTCGAGGACGCCGGCGCACCCTGCGCCAGCATCTGGAAGGTCGAGGAGGTGATCGACCACCCGCAGATCAAGGCACGCGGCGCGATCCAGGAGCTGGATACGCCCTACGGCCGCCTGCGCTTTGCCGGCAGCGGCTTCAAGCTCGCCCATGGCGGCGGCAAGCTCGACCGGATGGCGCCGGTGCTGGGGGCGGATACGGATGCGGTGCTGGGCGAGCTGGGCTTTGAGGCGACAGAGATCGCGGCGCTGAGGGCGCGAGAGATTGTTTGAGGCAGCGCGACAAGCTCCGCGACCGTAGGGTGGGCAAAGCGAAGCGTGCCCACGCATTTTTCGCGATCGAGAGAGATGGTGGGCACGGCGCTTTCGCGCCTTTGCCCACCCCACAATATCGAGATCGTCCAAGCGCCTGCGAACTAAATTAGATCGCCTTCGCCGCGACTTTGGCCGCGGCGAGGATCTCGCGCCTGATGGCATCGTCCTTCACCGCACGCGCCATGTCGGCCGCGCCGGTCAGGATCGCCAGCAGCGCCAGCGCGCGCTGGCGCGCGTGCATGCCGCGAAAACCTTGCGAGACGAGGTCCGCGAGGCGCTCCAGCTCCCCCTGATAGACAGCGCGCGTTGCGGCATCCGAGCGCGCGACATCGGAGGAAAAGCTCGGCAGCGCGCAGGCTTCATCGAGGCCGACCTCCATCCGCTCACCGAGATAGAAATCGATGAACGGATCGCGCCAGCCGCTGCCATGTTGCGCCTGAAACTGGGCGATGCCGCCGCGCAGGAAGGCGAGCCCGTCCGCAACCGCGAGCCGGAACGCATCGGCCTTGGAGTCGAAATGGGCGTAGAACGCGCCCGAGGTGAGGCCCGCTCCCTTCGCGAGCGCGTCCACACCGGCGCCGCCGAACCCGCCGGTGCGGAAGCCGCGCCCGACGGCATCTGCCAGCCGCGCGCGCGCGTCGCCATCGCTCTTCTTCGGTCGTGCCATTGAAGGTCACCTCTCGATAGCGATCGTTATATTACGCTTGACGAGATAACGATCGTTATGTTTTGTATAACGACCGTTATATTACGGTTCAAAGGGAGACCTCACATGCCTATCCAGATCATCGTTCCCGAAGGTGCGCTGACGCCATCAGGAGAAGCCGAGGCGTTCGGCAAGCTGACCGAACTGCTGCTGCGGCTGCACGGCCTGACCGGCAACCGCTTCATGACGCCGAACGTCATCGGCGAAGTCACCGTGGTGCCGAAGCGGCGCACCTATTCCGGCGGCAAGCCCGCCGACATCGCGGTGTTCGAGCTCAAGGTGCCGTCATTCGTGCTGCCGACGCAGGAGCTGAAGGACGCCTGGATATCGGAGGGAACGGCCATCATCGAGAAGGCCGCCGAGGGACGCATCAAGCGCGAGCACATTTTCGCCAATGTCAGCTACGCCGTCGACGGCGGCTGGGGCATCGGCGGCGAGGCGTTCAGCAACGCCGCGCTTGGATCGGCGGTCGCCGCGGCGGCTTGAGTCAAATCATGGGACAGATGGTGGGCAAGGCGCGTTGCGCCTTTGCCCACCTTACCGCAGCGGTGCCTAGAACAACGACCCCTGCCCGTCATCGGCCGACGCGCCTGCCGTCTTCCGCGCGATCTTCTTCGGCTTCACCACCTCCGCCTCCGCCTCCGCCTCCATCTCCTCCGCGCTGATCGGCAGCAATAGCTGCTCGTCGTCATTGGCGACGCGGTTGACGCGGCTGGAGACCGGGTGCCAGGCGAATTCGCCGATCCTTGGTGCGCTCATCAGCGGCAGGATCACGTCGATCTCGTCACCGCGACAATCGAGCCAGCGCTCGAAATCGCGCGGGCTGATGGTGACGGGCACGCGGTCATGCAGCGCTGCGAGGTCCTCGCCTGCGGCCGCCGTCACGATCGCCACCGTGTGGAGTTCCTCGCCGTTCGGCCCGATCCAGGTCTCGAACACTGCGGCAAAACCGAGCGGCGAACCGTCGGCGTGATGGATGAAGAACGGCTGCTTGCGGCCGCCCTCGGCCTTCCATTCATAATAGCCGTCAGCCGGGATCAGACCGCGCCGCCGGCGAATCGCCTTTTTGAACGCCGGCTTCTCCAGCACCGTCTCGGAGCGGGCGTTGATCAGGAGCGTAAAGCCCCTGGGGTCTTTGACCCAGCTCGGCAGCAGGCCCCAGCGCATCAGGCGAAAATGGCGTGCGCCGTTTTCGACCAGGACGACCGGAATCGGTTGGGTCGGGGCGACATTGTACCGGGGCGGGAAATTCGGCTGCTCGATATAGCCAAACAGTTGCCGCAAAGCCGCCGGGGCCGAAGTTATGACGAAGCGTCCACACATCTTGGGGCGTCTATATAGGGTCCGTTGAGGTCCTTTTAACCCCGAACGTTAACACTGCGGCCGATGAGCTCAATGGCCTCCCAACCCGCAACGCGCGCACAGACGGGCCCCGAGGCCGCGGCCTGGGCTGAGCGGCTGCGCGTGGCCAATATCAACCCGCGGACCGGGCTTGCCACTGACTATCTCAACCATTTCAATGAAGCCGTGATGCTCCTGGAGATGGTTCCGGATATGCCGGAATGCGCCGAGGATTTTCTGACCTGGTCGCCGCTGTCCTATGCCGAGCATTTTACGGCCTCGAACTTCAAGGCACGCGATCTGGCAATTGAAGCCTATGAGAAGGCAGAGCCGTCCGTGCGCGCCCAGTTCGACCACATCACCGACACCATGACCTCGATCCTGACCGCGGTTGGCTCGGCCATGCGCGAGGTCGAGAAAGACACGACCCGCGTTCGGCTCGCCGAGCAGGCGACGGCTTGGGTCAAGCCGCTGATCGCAGCCTGCGGCGGCATCATCAATGGCGGCGCGGAAGCCGACGTCGACACCATTATGGCGAATTGAGCCAGGTCGTTAAGAATATGGCGTCCGTTATCCAGCCTACCCACCCCCAGATTGCCGTCAGCGCCGCGATTTTCCGCGACGGCAAGGTGCTGCTGACCCGCCGGGCCCGCTCGCCCGCCAAGGGGTTCTATTCCCTGCCTGGCGGCCGGGTCGAATTCGGCGAATCGCTGCATCAGGCGCTCAAGCGCGAGGTCGACGAGGAGACCGGGCTCGCCATCGAGATCGTCGGCTTGGCCGGCTGGCGCGAGGTGCTGCCGGCCGCACCCGGCTCCGGCCATTACCTGATCATGTCGTTTGCCGCCCGCTGGGTGGCCAGGGAACCGGCCCTGAATGACGAGCTCGACGATTTCAGGTGGATCGCCCCGGACGCCCTGGGCAGCCTTGGCGACGTCAAGATGACCGGGGGGCTGGAGGAGATCATCCAGTCCGCCCACCGCCTGATCAGCCCATGAGTCCCGCCGCAGGGCGGGAGGACCATACCGCCGGGGCGGCTCGCCTTGCTTCCCCGGCCTCGACGGGGCATACAGCCCGCCGATGTCGACGCGATTTCTGGCCATTTTTGTCCTGATTCTCGCCTGCGCTTCCGCGCCCGCCCGGGCCCAGGACGTGGCGGCGCCGTTCGATGCCGATCTGCAGCGTCTGGCC
Coding sequences within it:
- a CDS encoding glycine reductase — its product is MSADESAPRDDEFGFAPDYDSPIPYMQRTRDYYSAIGYTTPYRWAHYTAAPFQPLKKPLAKSRVTIITTAAPYDPAKGDQGPGAAYNGSAKFYRVYDGDTSKAHDLRISHIGYDRKHTSATDNGTWFPLPQLLKAAAAGRIGEVAPRFFGAPTNRSHRITLDTDAPEILARCLADKVDVAVLVPNCPVCHQTTALVARHLEANGIPTVIMGCAKDIIEHATVPRFLFSDFPLGNSAGKPHDVASQAQTLELALKLLESASGPQTTMQSPLRWSGDASWKLDYNNVAQLSPEELARRRAEFDKQKEIARGNRAA
- a CDS encoding SOS response-associated peptidase, whose amino-acid sequence is MCGRFVITSAPAALRQLFGYIEQPNFPPRYNVAPTQPIPVVLVENGARHFRLMRWGLLPSWVKDPRGFTLLINARSETVLEKPAFKKAIRRRRGLIPADGYYEWKAEGGRKQPFFIHHADGSPLGFAAVFETWIGPNGEELHTVAIVTAAAGEDLAALHDRVPVTISPRDFERWLDCRGDEIDVILPLMSAPRIGEFAWHPVSSRVNRVANDDEQLLLPISAEEMEAEAEAEVVKPKKIARKTAGASADDGQGSLF
- a CDS encoding NUDIX hydrolase: MASVIQPTHPQIAVSAAIFRDGKVLLTRRARSPAKGFYSLPGGRVEFGESLHQALKREVDEETGLAIEIVGLAGWREVLPAAPGSGHYLIMSFAARWVAREPALNDELDDFRWIAPDALGSLGDVKMTGGLEEIIQSAHRLISP
- a CDS encoding Tautomerase enzyme gives rise to the protein MPIQIIVPEGALTPSGEAEAFGKLTELLLRLHGLTGNRFMTPNVIGEVTVVPKRRTYSGGKPADIAVFELKVPSFVLPTQELKDAWISEGTAIIEKAAEGRIKREHIFANVSYAVDGGWGIGGEAFSNAALGSAVAAAA
- a CDS encoding TetR family transcriptional regulator, encoding MARPKKSDGDARARLADAVGRGFRTGGFGGAGVDALAKGAGLTSGAFYAHFDSKADAFRLAVADGLAFLRGGIAQFQAQHGSGWRDPFIDFYLGERMEVGLDEACALPSFSSDVARSDAATRAVYQGELERLADLVSQGFRGMHARQRALALLAILTGAADMARAVKDDAIRREILAAAKVAAKAI
- a CDS encoding CaiB/BaiF CoA-transferase family protein, producing MTRPFEGVKILDFTQVLAGPYASYQLALLGADVIKVERREGEDMRRTPLSREWAERGLAPAFQAINGNKRSLTLDLQKPDAIAIVKKLAATVDVVMENFRPGVMDKLGIGYEALSAINPKLIYCAVSGFGQTGPDRLRPGYDGKMQALSGIMAITGHPSTGPTRAGFAVCDVLSGATAAFAVSSALYQRDRTGKGQLVDVSMLEATLAFLSGQIADWSVAGHRQQLSGNQAVSRKTTANLFKAGDGHILLAVNNEKQYRALMAALGREDTLSDPRFADWFSRNENEPALRAIIEEALAKRPAREWETILEDAGAPCASIWKVEEVIDHPQIKARGAIQELDTPYGRLRFAGSGFKLAHGGGKLDRMAPVLGADTDAVLGELGFEATEIAALRAREIV